The region CGCAATTTTAGAGCTTGTCCTCCTTGACGACGAGCCTCCGCCAGTGCCTCATCTGAAACTTCCCAGTAAGCATATCCATCCCGACAATTACGTGGGGTCAAAATGATGCGACAGTCATCGGTACGTACAACCGGAACTGGAGCAGCAGCAGGCATTTTAACTGCAGTTGGATGAACTGGTGAAGCAACTGGAGCACTTGTTCCACGACGCCCTTTCAGAAACCACCAAAGCAAACCTCCCACCAAGGGAATGCCTAGTAGCCACCAGGGGAATCTCTGACTTACCTCACTTGTAGCAGTAGTACCTGTAGAAGGAACCAGAGCAGATTCTGCCGCTGGTGAGGTTGCAGGAACAGGAGATACTGTAGCGGTCGGACTGGCAGCGATCGCCTCTGCTGATTTAGCTTCCTGGACAATTTCTTGACCAGGTTTGGATGTAGCAAATCCTAAAAATGCTAGTGTTGCAGGATCGGCAATACCCTGCTTGTAAACATAGCCACGTGGTTGGGAATAAGGATAGCGAGGATCATCTGGTAGGGTGCCGTGCATCACCATGATTCTGACACCTGATCGGTCACTGACCTGATCAGCGATCGCATAACCAATTCCATCCGTTCCCAGTTCTTTTACCACTGCATCAGTGTCATCATCTTTGAGCCGAGTTGTAGTCACGCCATTTTCAAACGGGGCCGCCTGAAACACTTTGTACGTGCTGAGAGCGCGCCGCGTATCGCTAGTTTCAGGGCGGTCAATAAACCGAATTTTTCCAGGTTTTCCCCCCACCTCTGACCAATTTGTAATTTCACCCCGGAACATTTTGGCAAATTGATCAAAAGTAATGTTGCCCTTAAATGGGTTATCAGAGCCAACAATGATGGCAATTTTTTCGCGGCTCACAGGTGCCAGCACTAACCCCTGATCTTTTTCTTGCGCCGTCAAGGGGCGTCCCAAGGCTGCTACGTTTACTTTGCCATCTAGCAAAGCTTTTACTGCCTCGTCACTGCCATTCGCAACCATATCAACAGTGGTTCCAGGAAATTTCTCCAAAAATCGCTGTTTCAATGATTCGTTGATAACTTCCATGCTGCTAGAACCATCCACCTTCACTATTGCATCTTTGGGCAGCGAAGCAGGTAAGGGAAACGTGGCATGAGGGGCAGATTGAGCCTGTACCGGGGCAACTGTTAATATCCGAATGAAGAACGGTTCGGAGACACTACCAACGGTTAACAACAGGGCTGAAAGCTGAATGAACCTCTGGAATGATTGCATCGTTAGATGTCCTTGAGATGGCCAATGATGGGCAAACAGAAGACGATGGTTCTAATAGTGATGCCAGTTTAAGCATCAATTCTGTAAAGGGCAGGATGAAGCTGCTTCTCAAACTAATCTTCAAATGCGTATAACCGAGAGATGAACCTCTTCAAGTGTTGAACTGCGATCACTCAGTGACTCAGTAATCGTAGATGAAGTTGTAACAGGTTTTCGTTCCTGCCACTTTAGGATGGCCTGCAAAATCAACCCTAGTAACCCCAAAGGTAATACCAGCCGCAACCAGTAGGGAATTGCTTTGAACGTTTGAGCATAAGCAGACGTGTCTGAATCTGCAATTTTCGTAATACCAATCTTAGAGAGGGGATTCAGCGCTTCAACAACAGCTTGTGCTTCAGCAGTCTTCGCCATATCAATAGCCGCCTGACCAATACCTGCTGTAGCTACCCCAAGAAACGAACTGGCAGCTAAATCGGGTGATTGTTTGTAGGCATAACCACGGGGCTGAGCATAGGGATAGAGCGGATCATCAGGCAACGCTTCGTGCATAACAACGAGTTTGACAATCCGGGCTTTGTCCTGGTTTACGAGTTGGCTGGCGATCGCATATCCAATCCCGTCGCTTCCAAGTTGCTGAATCATAGTAGCCGTGTCATCAGTTTCAACCTGAACCGCATTAGCACCTGTTGAAAAGCCACCATTTTGAAAAATGCCATATCGGCTCAAGGCAATTCGAGTATCGCTGATAGCAGGACGGTCAATCAATCGAATAGCACCTGGTTTACCACCCACTTCTGCCCAATCCGTAATTTCACCCCGCACAATTTTGACAAATTGCTCAACGGTAAGATTGCCTTTAAAGGGATTATTGTGTCCAACAACCACTGCAATTCGCTCATCGCTGAGAGGAATTTCAATCAGCCCTTTTGCCTTTTCTTCAACTGTTAGCGGACGGCCAATTGCAGCAAGGTCGATTTCATTCTTCAACAATTTTTGCAGGGCAATGTCCGTTCCCTCAGCAGCAATTTCTACCTGAGTCCCAGGAAACTGCCGCTGATATTCTTCCTTTAAGAGCTGGTTAATTACAGCCATACTGCTGTCACCATCAATTCGTACAGTTGTTTGCTTCTCAACATTGATGGGTAACTGAAATGATGGCAAGCTAGAAGGCTGAACTGCTGCGATCGCTGCTTTGGGTAAATCAACAGATACTGCTGCAATTAGCAGTAGCAGAATAACTTTTAAGGCAGTAACGATGAATTGCTGAAGCATGGGCGTTTGTGAGGATTCAGAATAGATGCGCAGATGAATAATATTTGAAGACGATGTTGCTTATATTTTGTAGGAGAAACACAAACTTTCCAGGCAGTCTTAATCACATTACTGAAATCCAATATGGGCGATCGCGCCTAGATACTCGTAATAAGTAATTTGTCCATCTCCATCTCGATCTACGTCATGGATGATAGTTTCGACCTGGTCACTACTGAGAGGTAAGATAAGTTTTTCAGCAATCTCAACAGCTTCTTCAACCGAAAGCAGTCCA is a window of Leptolyngbyaceae cyanobacterium JSC-12 DNA encoding:
- a CDS encoding ABC-type phosphate transport system, periplasmic component (IMG reference gene:2510094051) yields the protein MLQQFIVTALKVILLLLIAAVSVDLPKAAIAAVQPSSLPSFQLPINVEKQTTVRIDGDSSMAVINQLLKEEYQRQFPGTQVEIAAEGTDIALQKLLKNEIDLAAIGRPLTVEEKAKGLIEIPLSDERIAVVVGHNNPFKGNLTVEQFVKIVRGEITDWAEVGGKPGAIRLIDRPAISDTRIALSRYGIFQNGGFSTGANAVQVETDDTATMIQQLGSDGIGYAIASQLVNQDKARIVKLVVMHEALPDDPLYPYAQPRGYAYKQSPDLAASSFLGVATAGIGQAAIDMAKTAEAQAVVEALNPLSKIGITKIADSDTSAYAQTFKAIPYWLRLVLPLGLLGLILQAILKWQERKPVTTSSTITESLSDRSSTLEEVHLSVIRI
- a CDS encoding ABC-type phosphate transport system, periplasmic component (IMG reference gene:2510094050), with translation MQSFQRFIQLSALLLTVGSVSEPFFIRILTVAPVQAQSAPHATFPLPASLPKDAIVKVDGSSSMEVINESLKQRFLEKFPGTTVDMVANGSDEAVKALLDGKVNVAALGRPLTAQEKDQGLVLAPVSREKIAIIVGSDNPFKGNITFDQFAKMFRGEITNWSEVGGKPGKIRFIDRPETSDTRRALSTYKVFQAAPFENGVTTTRLKDDDTDAVVKELGTDGIGYAIADQVSDRSGVRIMVMHGTLPDDPRYPYSQPRGYVYKQGIADPATLAFLGFATSKPGQEIVQEAKSAEAIAASPTATVSPVPATSPAAESALVPSTGTTATSEVSQRFPWWLLGIPLVGGLLWWFLKGRRGTSAPVASPVHPTAVKMPAAAPVPVVRTDDCRIILTPRNCRDGYAYWEVSDEALAEARRQGGQALKLRLYEVTGIQDMDRQTPHSMKEFDCNPGDRDQHIPIPVDNRDYVVELGYLTADHRWLKVARSELVRVPACPPVQDTNALKVGGAILAGGAAVAAGVATHAVGPFTQIGAASRIILTARNSKDAYAYWEVPDTEKQAAKQEGGKKMMLRLYDVTDINMDEQYPHTVQQFDINEVDQDKHLPIPVSNRDYITEVGYVTEEGCWIKLARSNHIRIPADVPLGGTDIAAGGVTSSVAMASNLPHIITGAPALAPTSVTSEKCTIQHLKVHSRNNCYLLNADQMQQLENNVSVTHSLEPGHYIIRIRQGVFSYCSETETRGEPLVLLWIHGGKFINQKTNIPVNATWSTLNGYDEALCLKVLEPATLHAFFFDTYIDDNDAETIVSVIRCSSL